From the Mycobacterium sp. MS1601 genome, one window contains:
- a CDS encoding DUF6545 domain-containing protein, protein MVINELLRPAAKPRERLIAISGIAVGIAVGSTSIDAVILATLEELDWVHSVDFRLTLHGSNIFWETVGVSALAAVPAVRALFARVGLDATSRHWRQLQPLRASMTEAVPASAFELRTPNPRRQKSSLDLHQTTVQIRDAILQLRGYFHDVDDARAERFITQFSIPTSRREPALAALQLAHAVRTKAAGAQPVPVDSSVILKSRSTNLEDETAELLRLARWWPQAQQATQHSPQPSTTPR, encoded by the coding sequence ATGGTGATCAACGAGCTGCTGCGCCCCGCCGCCAAACCCCGCGAACGCCTCATCGCCATCAGCGGCATCGCCGTCGGTATCGCCGTCGGAAGCACCAGCATCGACGCCGTCATCCTGGCCACCCTCGAAGAACTCGACTGGGTCCACAGCGTCGACTTCCGGCTCACCCTGCACGGCTCCAACATCTTCTGGGAAACAGTCGGCGTCAGCGCACTCGCCGCCGTGCCGGCCGTCAGAGCGCTCTTCGCACGCGTCGGCCTCGACGCCACCAGCCGCCACTGGCGCCAGCTCCAACCCTTGCGCGCCAGCATGACTGAGGCCGTCCCAGCCAGCGCCTTCGAACTGCGCACACCCAACCCGCGCCGCCAGAAGTCCTCCCTGGACTTGCATCAGACCACCGTCCAGATCCGCGACGCGATCCTGCAGCTGCGCGGCTACTTCCACGACGTCGACGACGCCCGGGCCGAGCGCTTCATCACCCAGTTCTCCATCCCGACCAGCCGACGCGAACCCGCCCTCGCGGCACTGCAACTGGCCCACGCCGTCCGCACCAAGGCCGCCGGCGCCCAACCCGTACCCGTCGACTCCTCCGTCATCCTCAAGTCCCGATCGACCAACCTCGAAGACGAAACCGCCGAACTGCTGCGCCTGGCCCGGTGGTGGCCTCAAGCACAACAAGCCACCCAACACAGCCCCCAGCCCAGCACGACACCGAGATGA
- a CDS encoding cytochrome P450 — protein sequence MSTNTSATLPHPRWRMPIIGDLLTIDLAKPCQGLAKDNVARGGIVEQRIFDVPVIVLSDPALIDDVNDETTWEKHVGHSLRKLRPLGGDGLFTAYNHEPNWRTAHNVLMPAFTKTAMESYHPTMLATIGELTDAWANRAGNDAWIDIPNEANRLTTEIVARAGISHSFNKLDDPTDDPFIATVLRELKYANRRTDAIPLYEKLFGKAQRRQHLQDKAALRAQIATIINDRRNAGPRTADGADMLDIMLNSADPETGRTLDDDNITNQILTLLVAGSETSANAIGFALHFLAHHPDIAAAARAEIDQRWPDRDFPGIAFDDVAPMRHLRRIVDETLRLWPVAPGYFRQAKTDTTIGDGKYHFAAGDWVFVLLLAAHRDPNTWGPDADQFRPDRFLPDNIRKLPPHVYKPFGVGARACIGRQFALHEIMLTLATVLHQFDLEPEPGYELKVSETLTLKPDELRLRLHRRTT from the coding sequence ATGTCCACCAACACTTCCGCGACGCTGCCCCACCCCCGCTGGCGCATGCCGATCATCGGAGATCTCCTCACCATCGACCTCGCCAAACCCTGCCAGGGCCTGGCCAAGGACAACGTCGCCCGCGGCGGCATCGTCGAACAACGCATCTTCGACGTCCCCGTCATCGTGCTGTCTGACCCCGCCCTGATCGACGACGTCAACGACGAAACCACGTGGGAAAAACACGTCGGGCACTCACTGCGCAAACTGCGCCCCCTCGGCGGCGACGGCCTGTTCACCGCCTACAACCACGAACCCAACTGGCGCACCGCCCACAACGTGCTCATGCCGGCCTTCACCAAGACCGCCATGGAGTCCTACCACCCCACCATGCTGGCCACCATCGGCGAACTCACCGACGCCTGGGCCAACCGCGCCGGCAACGACGCCTGGATCGACATCCCCAACGAAGCAAACCGGCTCACCACCGAGATCGTCGCCCGCGCCGGCATCAGCCACTCCTTCAACAAGCTCGACGACCCCACCGACGACCCCTTCATCGCCACCGTCCTGCGCGAGCTGAAGTACGCCAACCGCCGCACCGACGCAATCCCGCTCTACGAGAAGCTCTTCGGGAAAGCTCAGCGCCGCCAGCACCTGCAAGACAAAGCAGCCCTGCGCGCGCAGATCGCCACCATCATCAACGACCGCCGCAACGCCGGCCCCCGCACCGCCGACGGCGCCGACATGCTCGACATCATGCTCAACTCCGCCGACCCCGAGACCGGCCGAACCCTCGACGACGACAACATCACCAACCAGATCCTGACCCTGCTCGTCGCCGGCAGCGAAACCTCAGCCAACGCCATCGGCTTCGCCCTGCACTTCCTGGCCCACCACCCCGACATCGCCGCGGCCGCCCGCGCCGAGATCGACCAACGCTGGCCCGACCGCGACTTCCCCGGCATCGCCTTCGACGACGTCGCCCCGATGCGCCACCTGCGCCGCATCGTCGACGAAACCCTGCGACTGTGGCCGGTGGCCCCCGGCTACTTCCGCCAAGCCAAGACCGACACCACCATCGGCGACGGCAAGTACCACTTCGCCGCCGGCGACTGGGTCTTCGTCCTACTCCTGGCCGCCCACCGCGACCCCAACACCTGGGGCCCCGACGCCGACCAGTTCCGTCCAGACCGCTTCCTGCCCGACAACATCCGCAAGCTGCCCCCACACGTCTACAAGCCCTTCGGCGTCGGCGCACGGGCCTGCATCGGCCGCCAGTTCGCCCTCCACGAGATCATGCTGACCCTGGCCACTGTCCTGCATCAGTTCGACCTCGAACCCGAACCCGGTTACGAGCTGAAAGTCTCCGAAACCCTCACCCTCAAGCCCGACGAACTGCGCCTGCGCCTGCACCGCCGCACCACCTAG